In Amycolatopsis jiangsuensis, the following proteins share a genomic window:
- a CDS encoding Re/Si-specific NAD(P)(+) transhydrogenase subunit alpha codes for MAESGSRLTVGVVTESRPGESRVALVPKLVSRLATRGLSTIVERGAGAGAQLADEAYVEAGAELGDPWQADVVVKVAAPTAEEIGKLKRGTVLIGFLDPRGDPDGIAALEQAGIRAFAMEAVPRISRAQAMDALSSQSSVAGYRAVLLAAEKLNRFFPMLTTAAGTVPPAKVLVLGAGVAGLQALATAKRLGAQTTGYDVRPEVGEQVRSLGAQFLDLGIEAVGEGGYARELTEEERAEQQRRLTEAITKFDVVVTTALVPGRKAPTLVTEDAVRGMPAGGVVLDLAGESGGNCELSRPGEDIVAHGVTVSAPLNLPAGMPAHASELYARNVTELLELLVTTEGELRLDFSDEVVAGACVAGREGSES; via the coding sequence GTGGCGGAAAGCGGAAGCCGGCTCACGGTCGGCGTGGTCACCGAATCCCGCCCTGGCGAAAGCCGGGTCGCGCTGGTACCGAAGCTCGTATCGAGGCTGGCGACGCGCGGCCTGAGCACCATCGTCGAACGCGGCGCCGGGGCCGGCGCGCAGCTGGCCGACGAAGCGTACGTCGAAGCGGGCGCCGAGCTCGGTGATCCCTGGCAGGCGGACGTCGTGGTCAAGGTCGCCGCGCCGACGGCGGAGGAGATCGGGAAGCTCAAGCGGGGCACCGTGCTGATCGGGTTCCTCGATCCCCGCGGCGATCCGGACGGGATCGCCGCGCTTGAGCAGGCGGGCATCCGGGCGTTCGCGATGGAGGCGGTGCCGCGCATCTCGCGGGCACAGGCGATGGACGCGCTGTCGTCGCAGAGCAGTGTCGCCGGATACCGCGCGGTGTTGCTGGCCGCGGAGAAGCTGAACCGGTTCTTCCCGATGCTCACCACCGCGGCCGGCACCGTGCCGCCGGCGAAGGTGCTGGTCCTCGGTGCCGGCGTGGCCGGGTTGCAGGCGCTGGCCACGGCGAAGCGGCTCGGCGCCCAGACCACCGGTTACGACGTGCGGCCCGAGGTCGGTGAGCAGGTCCGGTCCCTCGGCGCACAGTTCCTGGACCTGGGCATCGAGGCGGTCGGCGAGGGCGGCTACGCCCGGGAGCTGACCGAGGAGGAGCGCGCCGAACAGCAACGCCGGCTCACCGAGGCGATCACGAAGTTCGACGTCGTGGTCACCACCGCGCTCGTGCCCGGCCGTAAGGCCCCGACTCTAGTCACCGAGGACGCGGTGCGGGGTATGCCGGCCGGCGGCGTGGTGCTCGACCTGGCCGGGGAGTCCGGCGGCAACTGCGAGCTGAGCCGCCCGGGGGAGGACATCGTGGCGCACGGCGTCACGGTCAGCGCGCCGCTCAACCTGCCCGCCGGGATGCCGGCGCACGCGAGCGAGCTGTACGCGCGCAACGTCACCGAGCTCCTGGAACTGCTCGTGACCACCGAGGGCGAGCTTCGGCTCGACTTCTCCGACGAGGTCGTCGCCGGTGCCTGCGTGGCCGGCCGGGAAGGGAGCGAGTCGTGA
- a CDS encoding DUF3145 domain-containing protein, producing MSTRGNTRGVVYVHSSPSAVCPHVEWAISGTLGARVELKWTAQPASPGQLRAECGWRAPAGTGAKLVAALKAWPMLRFEVTEEPSTGVDGERFCFAPGLGLWHGRTSANGDIVVGEDQLRALVSMTRGGETLAHKLDELLAAAWDEALEPYRHAGDGAPVTWLHQVG from the coding sequence GTGAGCACCCGTGGCAACACCCGAGGCGTGGTGTACGTCCACTCGTCGCCGTCTGCGGTGTGTCCGCACGTCGAGTGGGCCATTTCGGGCACCCTGGGTGCCCGTGTCGAGCTGAAGTGGACGGCGCAGCCGGCCAGTCCGGGACAGCTGCGCGCCGAATGCGGCTGGCGCGCGCCCGCGGGCACCGGCGCCAAGCTGGTCGCCGCGCTCAAGGCGTGGCCGATGCTGCGGTTCGAAGTCACCGAGGAACCCAGCACCGGCGTCGACGGCGAGCGGTTCTGCTTCGCGCCCGGCCTCGGCCTCTGGCACGGCCGAACCAGCGCCAACGGCGACATCGTGGTCGGCGAGGACCAGCTGCGCGCGCTCGTCAGCATGACCCGCGGGGGTGAGACCCTCGCGCACAAGCTCGACGAACTGCTGGCCGCCGCGTGGGACGAGGCGCTCGAGCCCTACCGGCACGCCGGCGACGGCGCCCCGGTCACCTGGCTGCACCAGGTCGGGTGA
- a CDS encoding lipoate--protein ligase family protein, which yields MTDGSDVRAEFADPTENLAFDEALLREAPTAPVLWLWRNPVCVVVGRGQKLAREVRVAECARDGVPVLRRASGGGTVFHDPGNLNVTMLLPGPTDRPMDMLGRLMTGVVERLGLPPRLGDRGVFVGPAKLCGFAVFRTKEGLLAHSTLLVDTDAARVGAYLTGPPPDPKPLDSHRSAVASLADHGVHPAEGEVETVVRTVAAELLGPLPPRPPAAAELTRQQELLRTRYHYPPWHTEGRQRPA from the coding sequence ATGACCGACGGGTCGGACGTGCGGGCCGAGTTCGCGGATCCGACCGAGAACCTCGCCTTCGACGAGGCACTGCTGCGGGAGGCCCCGACGGCGCCGGTGCTGTGGCTGTGGCGCAATCCGGTGTGCGTGGTGGTCGGGCGCGGGCAGAAGCTCGCGCGAGAGGTCCGGGTGGCCGAGTGCGCCCGCGACGGCGTGCCGGTGCTGCGTCGTGCTTCCGGCGGCGGCACGGTGTTCCACGACCCCGGGAACCTCAACGTGACGATGCTGCTGCCCGGCCCCACGGACCGTCCGATGGACATGCTCGGCCGGCTGATGACGGGTGTGGTGGAGCGGCTGGGCCTGCCGCCGCGGCTGGGCGATCGGGGCGTGTTCGTGGGTCCGGCGAAGCTGTGCGGATTCGCGGTGTTCCGCACGAAGGAAGGCCTGCTCGCGCACTCGACGCTGCTCGTCGACACGGACGCCGCCCGGGTCGGCGCCTACCTGACCGGCCCGCCGCCGGACCCGAAACCCCTGGATTCCCACCGCAGCGCGGTGGCGTCGCTGGCGGACCACGGCGTGCACCCGGCCGAGGGCGAGGTGGAGACGGTGGTCCGCACGGTCGCCGCCGAACTGCTCGGCCCGCTCCCCCCACGCCCCCCTGCTGCTGCGGAACTGACCCGGCAGCAGGAACTCCTGCGCACGCGCTACCACTACCCGCCGTGGCACACCGAGGGACGGCAACGCCCAGCCTGA
- a CDS encoding TetR family transcriptional regulator, with product MGHVADASTLPDVSTTGEPAAAVSRQERKQRTRQALLDAALELLAERGFASLSLREVAKHAGIVPTAFYRHFSSMEELGIALVEETTRTLRGMLRADRTEPGSYEGMIRASVRTLHRQVRANEDHFRFVTRERYAGTGPVSRAIAVELRMFAGDLAVDLARFDYLRAWPTEDLQLLADLIVTAMIATVVDLLETRPGDSAADERTVSAAEKRLRMILVGVPQWRPPSRST from the coding sequence GTGGGGCACGTGGCGGACGCCAGTACGCTTCCCGACGTGTCGACAACCGGGGAGCCGGCCGCTGCGGTGAGCCGGCAGGAGCGCAAGCAGCGCACCCGGCAGGCGCTGCTCGACGCGGCGCTGGAGCTGCTCGCCGAGCGCGGGTTCGCCAGCCTTTCGCTGCGTGAGGTCGCCAAGCACGCCGGCATCGTGCCGACCGCGTTCTACCGGCACTTCTCGTCGATGGAGGAGCTGGGCATCGCGCTGGTCGAGGAGACCACCCGCACGCTGCGCGGCATGCTCCGCGCGGACCGCACCGAGCCCGGTAGCTACGAGGGGATGATCCGGGCCTCCGTGCGGACCCTGCACCGGCAGGTCCGCGCGAACGAGGACCACTTCCGCTTCGTGACGCGCGAGCGTTACGCCGGGACCGGGCCGGTGTCCCGCGCGATCGCGGTGGAGCTGCGGATGTTCGCCGGCGACCTGGCCGTGGACCTGGCCCGGTTCGACTACCTGCGCGCCTGGCCCACCGAGGACCTGCAGCTGCTGGCCGACCTCATCGTCACGGCCATGATCGCCACCGTCGTCGACCTGCTGGAGACCCGGCCCGGCGACTCCGCGGCGGACGAGCGCACGGTGTCGGCCGCGGAGAAACGCCTGCGGATGATCCTGGTCGGGGTGCCGCAGTGGCGGCCTCCGTCCCGGTCAACGTGA
- a CDS encoding NAD(P)(+) transhydrogenase (Re/Si-specific) subunit beta translates to MTQLVAVLYIVAFALFIYGLMGLTGPRTAVRGNWIAAGGMVIAVIATLLTPGMGNWLLIILGVAIGALVGVPSARKVKMTAMPQMVALFNGVGGGAVALIAWVEFHNTDGYAHEPLYVAIASLFAALIGSISFWGSNVAFGKLQELITGRPVTLGKLQQPLNVLVLLVAAACAVVIAAGGDAELLMIGLLVAAAVLGLLVVLPIGGADMPVVISLLNAFTGLSAAAMGLALSNTALIVAGMIVGASGSILTNLMAKAMNRSIPAIVAGGFGGGSAVAGGAPGSGEVRPVRSTSAADTAIQMAYASKVVVVPGYGMAVAQAQHTVREMAKLLEGKGIEVAYAIHPVAGRMPGHMNVLLAEADVPYEQLREMDEINSEFGQTDVALVIGANDVTNPAAQTDPSSPIYGMPILKVNESRSVIVLKRGMSSGFAGIDNELFYDPKTSMLFGDAKSSVGEIVEELKTL, encoded by the coding sequence GTGACCCAGCTCGTCGCGGTCCTCTACATCGTCGCGTTCGCCCTGTTCATCTACGGCCTGATGGGGCTGACCGGCCCGCGCACCGCGGTGCGCGGCAACTGGATTGCCGCGGGCGGCATGGTGATCGCGGTGATCGCCACGCTGCTCACCCCGGGCATGGGCAACTGGCTGCTGATCATCCTCGGCGTCGCGATCGGCGCGCTGGTCGGCGTGCCGTCCGCGCGCAAGGTGAAGATGACCGCGATGCCGCAGATGGTGGCGCTGTTCAACGGCGTCGGTGGTGGCGCGGTCGCGCTCATCGCGTGGGTGGAATTCCACAACACCGACGGGTACGCGCACGAACCGCTCTACGTGGCGATCGCGTCGCTGTTCGCCGCGCTGATCGGATCGATCTCGTTCTGGGGCTCGAACGTCGCGTTCGGCAAGCTGCAGGAGCTGATCACCGGCCGGCCGGTCACCCTCGGGAAACTGCAGCAGCCCCTGAACGTGCTCGTGCTGCTGGTCGCGGCCGCGTGTGCGGTGGTGATCGCCGCGGGCGGGGACGCCGAGCTGCTGATGATCGGTCTGCTGGTCGCGGCCGCGGTGCTGGGCCTGTTGGTGGTGCTGCCGATCGGCGGCGCGGACATGCCGGTGGTGATCTCGCTGCTGAACGCGTTCACCGGGCTGTCCGCGGCGGCGATGGGGCTCGCCCTGTCGAACACCGCGCTGATCGTGGCGGGCATGATCGTCGGCGCGTCCGGGTCGATCCTCACCAACCTGATGGCGAAGGCGATGAACCGGTCCATCCCGGCGATCGTGGCAGGCGGGTTCGGTGGCGGCTCCGCCGTCGCCGGGGGTGCGCCGGGTTCCGGCGAGGTGCGGCCGGTCCGCAGCACGAGTGCCGCGGACACGGCGATCCAGATGGCCTACGCGAGCAAGGTCGTGGTGGTGCCCGGCTACGGGATGGCCGTGGCGCAGGCCCAGCACACCGTGCGGGAGATGGCGAAACTACTGGAGGGCAAGGGAATCGAGGTCGCCTACGCGATCCACCCGGTGGCCGGGCGGATGCCGGGGCACATGAACGTGCTGCTCGCCGAGGCCGACGTGCCCTACGAGCAGCTGCGGGAGATGGACGAGATCAACTCCGAGTTCGGCCAGACCGACGTGGCGCTCGTGATCGGCGCGAACGACGTGACGAACCCGGCCGCGCAGACCGATCCGTCCTCGCCGATCTACGGCATGCCGATCCTGAAGGTCAACGAGAGCCGTTCGGTGATCGTGCTCAAGCGCGGGATGAGCTCGGGCTTCGCCGGCATCGACAACGAGCTGTTCTACGATCCCAAGACCAGCATGCTCTTCGGGGACGCGAAGTCCTCGGTGGGCGAGATCGTGGAGGAACTGAAAACCCTATGA
- a CDS encoding beta-ketoacyl-ACP synthase III — MTDRPRLRQTTGAAGARILGFGSHQPDKVVTNDDLSQLMDTNDQWIRDRVGIIERRFAEKDELLVDFAVAAGTAALADAGVEPSEVDTVILPNCTMPSQIPNAAAQVAARIGIPSPGAFDLNAACAGFCYGLGLASDLIRAGSAKKVLVIGAEKLTDWIEPTDRANAIIFADGAGAAVVGAAGEPGIGPVVWGSAGDLVDLIYMREHKFIYQEGQSVFRWATTQIAPIALRALEAAGVQPSEVDVLVPHQANLRIVESIAKKLRAKGAREDLLVADDIRYSGNTSSASIPLALDHMRRAGTVKSGDVVLAVGFGAGLSYAGQVFVLP; from the coding sequence TCCCCGCCTGCGTCAGACCACCGGCGCCGCCGGCGCCCGGATCCTCGGGTTCGGCAGCCATCAGCCGGACAAGGTCGTGACCAACGACGACCTGTCGCAGCTGATGGATACCAACGACCAGTGGATCCGCGACCGCGTCGGCATCATCGAACGCCGGTTCGCCGAGAAGGACGAGCTGCTGGTCGACTTCGCGGTGGCCGCGGGCACCGCGGCGCTGGCCGACGCCGGCGTCGAGCCGTCCGAAGTGGACACGGTGATTCTGCCGAACTGCACGATGCCCTCGCAGATCCCGAACGCGGCCGCCCAGGTCGCCGCCCGGATCGGCATCCCGAGCCCGGGCGCGTTCGACCTGAACGCGGCGTGCGCCGGCTTCTGCTACGGCCTCGGCCTGGCCTCGGACCTGATCCGCGCCGGCTCGGCGAAAAAGGTCCTGGTGATCGGCGCCGAGAAGCTCACCGACTGGATCGAGCCGACCGACCGCGCGAACGCGATCATCTTCGCCGACGGCGCGGGCGCGGCCGTGGTCGGCGCGGCCGGGGAACCGGGCATCGGGCCGGTGGTGTGGGGCAGCGCGGGCGACCTCGTCGACCTGATCTACATGCGTGAGCACAAGTTCATCTACCAGGAGGGCCAGTCGGTCTTCCGGTGGGCGACCACGCAGATCGCGCCGATCGCGCTGCGCGCACTGGAGGCCGCCGGGGTGCAGCCGTCCGAAGTGGACGTCCTCGTGCCGCACCAGGCGAACCTGCGCATCGTCGAGTCGATCGCGAAGAAGCTGCGGGCCAAGGGCGCCCGTGAGGACCTGCTCGTGGCCGACGACATCAGGTACTCGGGCAACACCTCGTCGGCGTCGATCCCGCTGGCGCTGGACCACATGCGCAGGGCGGGCACCGTGAAGTCCGGAGACGTGGTGCTGGCGGTCGGCTTCGGCGCCGGGCTGTCGTATGCCGGGCAGGTCTTCGTCCTGCCCTGA
- a CDS encoding acyl carrier protein, producing the protein MADNAEILAGLAEIVEEVAGVTQDDVTAEKSFVDDLDIDSLSMVEIAVQAEDKFGVKIPDDELANLKTVGDAVNYVSANAK; encoded by the coding sequence ATGGCTGACAACGCTGAGATCCTCGCCGGCCTCGCCGAGATCGTCGAAGAGGTGGCCGGGGTGACTCAGGACGACGTCACCGCCGAGAAGTCGTTCGTGGACGACCTGGACATCGACTCGCTGTCGATGGTCGAGATCGCCGTGCAGGCCGAGGACAAGTTCGGCGTCAAGATCCCGGACGACGAGCTGGCCAACCTGAAGACCGTGGGCGACGCGGTGAACTACGTGTCCGCCAACGCCAAGTAA
- a CDS encoding NAD(P) transhydrogenase subunit alpha, with protein MVENLAVLVLAGFVGFAVISKVPNTLHTPLMSGTNAIHGIVLLGGLIVLGLGVDGVLNKVLLVIAIAFGTINVVGGFLVTDRMLAMFKGKKPGSGEDEEAGK; from the coding sequence CTGGTGGAAAACCTGGCCGTGCTCGTGCTCGCGGGTTTCGTGGGCTTCGCGGTCATTTCGAAGGTGCCGAACACCCTGCACACGCCGTTGATGTCGGGCACCAACGCGATCCACGGCATCGTGCTGCTCGGCGGGCTGATCGTGCTCGGCCTCGGCGTCGACGGGGTGCTGAACAAGGTGCTGCTGGTGATCGCGATCGCCTTCGGCACGATCAACGTGGTCGGCGGATTCCTCGTGACCGACCGGATGCTGGCCATGTTCAAGGGCAAGAAGCCGGGCTCCGGTGAGGATGAGGAGGCGGGCAAGTGA
- a CDS encoding Lsr2 dimerization domain-containing protein, with amino-acid sequence MAKNTAVRTPDDLTGEPASETVTFALDGADYDIDLSPGNAATLRALLGRYTTHGRRTGGRKLRPRYLPGAQKAKRSTAKPAAGTRAAAAAKPAVAKKPKPAKATVDKANVSKASTATTAPGKTARTKPVTAKATGTKADSTKTPGTKVTAAKAGTKVAGAKTSGTKATGAKAGTKPTAAKTSGTKATAAKTSGTKPTAAKAGGAKATAKVAGAKTARAKANPAKTAATRSTGKATAPPRRTTTSAAARNTAAATPPTARPRGNAAATPARTTAKTTTRAKASTTTPTHSKPATGTTAAANRVTTSKAAATTRSKPATGTTATGKAATTATGSKAATGSKASSGKATVPARGAATTPQPAFTDPSAAPARARRAARNVPVVRFSSGS; translated from the coding sequence ATGGCCAAGAACACCGCTGTCCGCACCCCTGACGACCTGACCGGCGAGCCGGCGTCGGAGACCGTGACGTTCGCGCTCGACGGCGCCGACTACGACATCGACCTCTCGCCGGGCAACGCCGCCACGCTCCGCGCCCTCCTCGGCCGCTACACCACACACGGCCGCCGCACGGGCGGGCGCAAGCTTCGGCCCCGATACCTTCCCGGCGCGCAGAAAGCCAAACGCAGCACCGCAAAGCCGGCAGCCGGCACCCGAGCCGCGGCGGCCGCCAAACCGGCGGTGGCGAAGAAACCCAAGCCCGCCAAGGCAACCGTGGACAAGGCGAACGTCAGTAAGGCGAGCACGGCCACGACGGCACCGGGGAAGACGGCGCGCACGAAGCCAGTCACGGCGAAGGCGACCGGAACCAAGGCAGACAGCACGAAGACGCCCGGCACGAAGGTCACGGCCGCCAAGGCTGGGACGAAGGTTGCGGGCGCCAAGACCAGCGGCACGAAGGCCACGGGCGCAAAGGCCGGCACGAAGCCGACGGCCGCCAAGACCAGCGGCACGAAGGCGACGGCCGCCAAGACCAGCGGCACGAAGCCGACGGCCGCCAAGGCCGGCGGCGCGAAGGCGACGGCCAAGGTGGCCGGCGCCAAGACCGCACGAGCGAAGGCAAACCCGGCCAAGACGGCAGCCACCCGTTCGACCGGCAAGGCCACTGCCCCGCCACGCCGGACCACCACCTCCGCCGCGGCCCGCAACACCGCCGCGGCCACGCCGCCCACTGCCCGCCCCAGGGGAAACGCGGCCGCCACCCCGGCTCGGACCACAGCGAAAACCACAACCCGAGCCAAGGCGTCGACCACCACCCCAACCCACAGCAAGCCGGCCACCGGCACCACTGCGGCCGCTAACAGGGTCACCACCTCCAAAGCCGCCGCAACAACTCGCAGCAAGCCCGCCACCGGCACCACCGCGACTGGCAAAGCCGCCACCACCGCCACTGGCAGCAAAGCCGCGACCGGCAGCAAGGCCAGCAGCGGCAAAGCCACCGTCCCGGCGCGGGGCGCGGCCACCACGCCCCAGCCCGCGTTCACCGATCCCTCCGCGGCGCCGGCCAGGGCGCGCCGGGCCGCGCGGAACGTTCCCGTGGTTCGGTTCTCTTCCGGCAGCTGA
- a CDS encoding beta-ketoacyl-[acyl-carrier-protein] synthase family protein: MSNIDVVITGMGATTPLGGDVASTWDGLLAGRSGIRRLEADWVEELGLPVKIGATLAVEPTDILPRVQARRLDRCEQVALIAARQAWSDAGFAEQTDEHTDVEPERLGVSIGTGVGGPVTLLSQNELLQQQGLRKVSPLTVPMLMPNGPAAHVSIDLKARAGVHSPASACASGAEGIANGFEMIRSGRADVVVAGGTEACIHPITLGGFAQARTVSTRNDDPAAASRPFDVSRDGFVLGEGSGVVVLERADRARARGARIYAKLAGYGITSDAYHITGNHPDGIGQIAAMRAAMAMAALSPSDIGHVNAHATSTVVGDIGEAAAIRSAIGDHPVVTAPKGALGHLVGGAGAVEGIATVLAVAEGVVPATLNLADLDPKVQLDVVSGENRKVELTAAISNSFGFGGHNTALLFTPAG; the protein is encoded by the coding sequence ATGAGCAACATCGACGTCGTGATCACCGGCATGGGTGCGACCACTCCGCTGGGCGGGGACGTCGCGTCCACCTGGGACGGCCTGCTGGCCGGCCGCAGCGGGATCCGCAGGCTCGAGGCGGACTGGGTCGAGGAACTCGGCCTCCCGGTGAAGATCGGCGCCACGCTCGCCGTCGAGCCCACGGACATCCTGCCGCGCGTGCAGGCCCGCCGGCTCGACCGCTGCGAGCAGGTCGCGCTGATCGCCGCCCGCCAGGCATGGTCCGACGCCGGGTTCGCCGAGCAGACCGACGAGCACACCGACGTCGAACCGGAACGCCTCGGCGTGTCCATCGGCACCGGGGTGGGCGGTCCGGTCACCCTGCTGTCCCAGAACGAGCTGTTGCAGCAGCAGGGTCTTCGCAAGGTGTCGCCGCTGACCGTGCCGATGCTGATGCCCAACGGCCCGGCCGCGCACGTCAGCATCGACCTGAAGGCGCGGGCTGGGGTGCACTCCCCGGCTTCGGCGTGCGCCTCCGGCGCCGAGGGCATCGCCAACGGCTTCGAGATGATCCGGTCCGGGCGGGCCGACGTGGTGGTCGCGGGAGGCACCGAGGCGTGCATCCACCCGATCACCCTGGGCGGCTTCGCCCAGGCACGCACGGTGTCCACGCGCAACGACGACCCGGCGGCCGCCTCCCGGCCGTTCGACGTCAGCCGCGACGGCTTCGTGCTGGGCGAGGGTTCCGGCGTCGTGGTGCTGGAGCGGGCCGACCGCGCCAGGGCCCGCGGCGCGCGGATCTACGCGAAGCTCGCCGGCTACGGCATCACCTCCGACGCCTACCACATCACCGGCAACCACCCGGACGGTATCGGGCAGATCGCCGCGATGCGGGCCGCGATGGCGATGGCGGCACTGTCGCCCTCGGACATCGGCCACGTCAACGCGCACGCGACGTCCACTGTGGTCGGTGACATCGGCGAGGCGGCCGCGATCCGGTCGGCGATCGGCGACCACCCGGTGGTCACCGCGCCGAAGGGCGCACTCGGCCACCTGGTCGGCGGAGCCGGCGCGGTCGAGGGCATCGCCACCGTGCTCGCGGTCGCCGAGGGCGTGGTACCGGCGACGCTGAACCTGGCCGACCTCGACCCGAAGGTCCAGCTCGACGTGGTGTCGGGAGAGAACCGCAAGGTCGAGCTCACCGCGGCGATCAGCAATTCCTTCGGCTTCGGCGGCCACAACACCGCCCTGCTGTTCACTCCCGCGGGCTGA
- a CDS encoding dihydrolipoyl dehydrogenase family protein, giving the protein MAEQTFDVVVIGAGPVGEVAAERAAKGGLKVALVEHELFGGECSYWACIPSKALLRPGNLLAAAKRIPGVPVGDALEPARVLERRDWFTGKGDDTGQVDWARGAGIEPVRGHGRITGEREVTLDGGEVLVARHAVIVCTGSVPRLPSIPGLDTIRPWGSRDATSASEVPARLGVLGGGVVGVEMAQAWARLGARVDLVITGPRPLPKLPQFAGDLLLDGLREAGVLVHTSSGLEEVSAVDGGTALKLTGGAELVVDELLVATGRTPATGDVGLDVLGLSAGDPLEIDDSGRVSAVDGGWLYAAGDVTGRALLTHQGKYEARVAGDSVAARAGGAEIPTGPWSRYSATADHRAVPQVVFTDPEVTSVGLTEAREGSADRVVDLDIAVAGSSLHADGYAGKARMVVDTERGVVLGVTFVGQDVSELLHSATIAVVGEVPLDRLWHAVPSFPTISEVWLRLLEEYGL; this is encoded by the coding sequence ATGGCAGAACAGACTTTCGACGTCGTGGTGATCGGCGCGGGCCCGGTCGGTGAGGTGGCCGCGGAACGGGCCGCCAAGGGCGGGCTGAAGGTGGCGCTCGTCGAACACGAACTGTTCGGCGGAGAATGCTCCTACTGGGCGTGCATCCCGAGCAAGGCGTTGCTGCGTCCGGGAAATCTGCTCGCCGCGGCCAAGCGGATCCCCGGCGTCCCGGTCGGCGACGCGCTCGAGCCCGCGCGCGTGCTCGAGCGCCGCGACTGGTTCACCGGCAAGGGTGACGACACCGGGCAGGTCGACTGGGCGCGTGGCGCGGGCATCGAGCCGGTGCGGGGCCACGGCCGGATCACCGGCGAACGCGAGGTGACGCTCGACGGCGGTGAGGTGCTCGTCGCACGGCACGCGGTGATCGTGTGCACGGGCAGCGTTCCGCGTCTGCCGTCGATCCCGGGGCTGGACACGATCCGGCCGTGGGGTTCGCGCGACGCGACGTCGGCGTCCGAGGTGCCGGCGCGGCTCGGCGTGCTCGGCGGAGGCGTGGTCGGGGTCGAGATGGCGCAGGCGTGGGCTCGGCTCGGCGCGCGGGTCGACCTCGTGATCACCGGCCCGCGGCCGCTGCCGAAGCTGCCGCAGTTCGCCGGTGACCTGCTGCTCGACGGGCTGCGCGAAGCGGGCGTGCTGGTGCACACCTCGTCCGGGCTCGAGGAAGTGTCCGCTGTGGACGGCGGTACCGCGCTGAAGCTCACCGGCGGTGCCGAACTGGTCGTGGACGAGCTGCTGGTCGCGACCGGCCGCACGCCGGCGACCGGCGACGTCGGCCTCGACGTGCTGGGCCTGTCCGCCGGCGATCCACTCGAGATCGACGACAGCGGCCGGGTGTCCGCTGTGGACGGTGGCTGGCTCTACGCGGCCGGTGACGTGACCGGCCGGGCGCTGCTGACCCACCAGGGCAAGTACGAGGCGCGCGTCGCCGGGGACTCGGTGGCCGCGCGGGCCGGTGGTGCGGAAATCCCGACCGGGCCGTGGAGCCGGTACAGCGCCACCGCCGACCACCGCGCGGTGCCGCAAGTGGTGTTCACCGATCCGGAGGTGACGTCGGTCGGGCTGACGGAGGCGCGCGAGGGCTCCGCCGACCGGGTCGTGGACCTCGACATCGCGGTCGCCGGTTCGTCACTGCACGCCGACGGGTACGCCGGCAAGGCGCGGATGGTCGTGGACACCGAACGGGGAGTGGTGCTCGGCGTGACGTTCGTCGGCCAGGACGTGTCCGAGCTGCTGCACTCGGCGACGATCGCGGTGGTCGGCGAGGTGCCGCTGGACCGGCTGTGGCACGCGGTGCCGTCGTTCCCGACGATCAGCGAGGTGTGGCTGCGGCTGCTGGAGGAGTACGGGCTCTGA